Below is a genomic region from Rana temporaria chromosome 3, aRanTem1.1, whole genome shotgun sequence.
CTCTGAAGAAGATCGAACTTCATACAAAACATAATACAGGTCCAATTATAGCCACAGATGCAGAATTTAATTATTTGGTCCAGTGGAGAGCCCACCAGAAACCTGTACGGATGGAACGTACTGGAATACATGAACTACGCTACATTGCTTCGGAATTGGATACATTGGGGAACCGGAAAGGGATGGTCATCGTGATAACATGCTGGAGTCACTTTGTTACTTACCCTGTTGGAGTGTACATCAATAGGTTATATCACATTCGAGAAGCAGTAGTACGACTGTTAGAACGCAGCCCCGAAACAAAGATTATCATCAAATCGGCCAACACTGGCTATGGGTTTTACCATGGAAGTGACTGGTTATCATTACAGCTGGACACTTTGATGAGGGCTATGTTCTCTAATCTACCAGTCACACTTCTAGATGTTTGGCAGATGACCTCTTGCCACCGTGAACCTGAAAATATCCACCCTATAAAGGTCATTATTAAAAATGAGATAGATTTGATGCTTTCATTTATATGTCCTCATTAACAATCAGTGGTGTGTTTTAATATtgtttagagcagtgtttcccaactccagtcctcaaggcacaccaacaggtcatgttttcaggctttccataattttgcacaggtgatttgatcagtttcactgccttagtaattaccacagccagagggaaatcctgaaaacatgacctgttggtgtgacccgaggactggagttgaaaaacactggtttaGAGCACATTCTTCAGTGGGAAGTCCAAGTCTAAGTAACACCTGCTATATATAGAGGACCAAAAACCTTATGAACTGCTTTGGTTGCAGATGGACAAATCTACTGAACAGATAGCTACATATGCGGGGACGTATAGACAAGTCTACTGTGGCTTCATTGGTCTGCAGCTTTTATTTATATGCCTCTCAATGTAAACTTGATTGTTTGATTATATTCAAATAAATAATGTATGTTTATCTCATCTATTTGAagtgaatgcaatcagcacgaaGGAATAAATATTATGCCGAAGTGGACCTTCTTGAACCCCTTTAAATCCATCAACATATGTCATACATTGGTGGCAGTAGGTGGGGTTACACACTCTCCACAAGCTGGCTTTCTGTCATTATCTTGCAGTAATACCCTCATGACCTGTCTGTCTCTTACCTTgtctgtgtatcagccttagggcttgctctctcacacctgcatggttaagtaatcttccctTAGTGTGGCTCCACATTAGCCTCAACAGGAACCACTATATAACACTGTGttctccaagcctgccttgctgtgcaatattgtgtgtttggtttcctgttTCCTGATTGCCGCATGCTCTACGTTTGTCTCTGTTACTGATCTTGCCGTGTTTCCGACCATCCCTGCttacttgtgaccctgacctttggtgcGTTtttgactatccctgcctgcttgtgacctttgacctttggcttgttcaccGTTTATCCTTGTTTGCTTGTTGACCCGACCTTTTGCTTATCCTCCTATAGCCTACCGTGAGCATAAGCTGAGGGCCCCAGGGGCTGCGACCTGGAGTCAGCGGCAGcgaagtccatcctcaccactagaggctctggtgaacaccagctggctcttagactccatGCCTGGGGGATCTCAtgttctagctccctgtgggatccgtgTTGGCGCCCCAGTGCACATGCCTTCCTGCATCACCCAGGGTTCCAACCGCAGCAGTCAGCCGTGGGGTCCACTAtcatagcggtgcactcctgacccaactgtgtgcatctgtcacctgactTCAGTTGACCTAACCCTTTCTGCTTTCGGATGGAACTAAATGGGTGGTTAAACTGTGCCCCCCCCACGTGATTCCCCTGCAATGCTGCTTGATCTCCACTGTCCCACCTGCATCCCATGACCCACATTTCGGGTGTCACTGGGTGGAGGTTAGGGAGGCAAGGCTAGATCCATTTGCTGATCTCCCCTAGTTGCAAAGAACAGGGAAGTGACATGTATAACATAATTTCCGCTTTCGTGTGTGTGTCATATTTTCCAGCTGCTGTGACCAAGGGATGAAGCTAATGAAGTGTGACCTGGACTCTATTAGCTTCAATGGAAGGCAAGTGAGACCTCTAATAGACCATGGTTTcttaccacttgaagaccagacctttttctgacattgcTTACaatttaaaatcagtatttttttgctagaaaatatcaCCACgcagaacaataattctagagaAATTATTCATGGATAACACTAAGGTAGAAAACTCGGCTGATATGTCCTTATTAGAAAaggcacctcatcccaaaaaatgtgtttagaaAAGAGGAACAAGGGaaggggattattgcggtgccaaaACAACTCAATACAGGATTTTGTTCtacaaattttaatttttatgaCATTATATTTTTAAAACACATATATAATTCAAAATTCATGTAGTTGAAAAAACAGAGAGAGGAGCATATAGAATGTACTGGTAGCCAAGATGATATTGGCTTTTTTATGCAAAGGCAGGTCAGGTCTTCCCTGCATGTTTCGCCAAgacattggcttcttcaggggaataggACGTGAGTAATTACAGCTctataaaaagaaaaggaaatgtAAGACAATATAGATACACAGGAATAATATAATTTGTGAATAAAACCCCACTACCCCAAAACAATCACCCAACCTACCCTAGTCCCAGAGACGGCAAGCCAACACAACCGCAGTGTGATGGCAGAGGGCGGAAAGGAGATCAATAAaaactacaaaaataaataatattaaatagaGAAAAATAACTCTCATAGAGCCCATATCTGTTCCATAAATATACATGTATTGAGGCTTTTTAGCTCTATTTATGGGACAGATATGGGCTCTATGAGAGGTTTTTGTCAccatttaatattatttatttttgtagtttTTATTGATCTCCTTTCCGCCCTCTGCAGCCACACTGCAGTTGTGTTGGCTTGCCATCTCTGGGACCTCTTCCGTGCTGACCCTGCTCCGTGGGGGCACTAGGGTAGGTTGGGTGATCATTTTGGGATAGTGGGGTTTTATTCTCACTATTTGATGTTGGGAAGGGGATTGGGGAGTGAGATGGGACTACTAGTACCTTCTTGCCCAAGTATCCAATATTGTGCACCATGTCTAAAATTATATTATTCCTGTGTATCTATATTGTCTTacatttccttttctttttatagAGCTATAATTACTTGGGTCACGTcctattcccctgaagaagccaatgtcTTGGTGAAACTGTAGGGAAGATCTGACCTGCCTTTGTATAAAAAAGTCAATATCATCTCGGCTACCGGTATATTCTATATGCTCCTCTCTCTGTTTGTTCAACAACTATGTGAATTATATATGTGTTTTAAAAATATAATGTAATAACATTttctattttaagaaaaaaatcttGTATTGAGTTGTTTtagcaccgcaataatccccttCCCTCGTTTCTCTTTTCCAAATGGATAACACTAAAGTAATTACCTGCAGTGGCTTTAAAACTTTTTCCTATACAAAATCTAATGTACCAAAGTTTGGTGTTGTTTTATCATCCTCTTCTTCGATCCTATGATCTCTCACGTATTCAATCtctttagccctgtacacacgaccgggattcccgacgggaaaactgcagggagagctttggccgggaatcccggccatgtgtatgctccctcacagtgtttccccataggaaaactgctgggtttaaaaccccggtgggaaaatagatagcaggttctctattttcccgccgggactcccggcagttttcctgttgagataactgcaaggaagcatacacacagccggttttcctagACAAAGGCTCTCCTGCCAGTttccctggcaggaaaaccggtcgtgtgtacgaggcttgactctctactgcaggggtgcccaaccttttgaagagcgtgggccacttaagcaacttggtaaccagtcgtgggccacaatgagtggagcaggcGGATGATAAGTCACGACTATTCTATAGGCCCCCTGATTcgatccacccagatggaaggggacaaattcccttcagttttttttagcagatcggattggaagtAGGCAGGCGTAAGAGGACAAAAGTCTGTTTCGTCTgctgctctatagaggtgaattgagggtccaattgggtcgggctAATCAGTGTGAAAACAGTCCTAAACCCTTATCACACGATTTACTGTGGTTTACGCACACTGCAGgttcagcgtagtgcacctgtgtctatcttgCGGGTCAGctaaactttgccatagactccgcctgtggcaaaagccagtgCTGTACAGGAAGCATCGCATTATGgggctttcttcctctaccactagcttcattcacaacactaatgctgtggtatggctggttggcaacctgcgatctggactTGCTAAGCCGCTAtttcagagcaggaggtcgcgggccacattagagggctccgcaggccacatgtggcccccgggccatttgttggccacccctgctttacTGGTACCTTCCCTTCCCCTCTAAAGCATGCACATATCACCCCAATGCCTAAagagccctcactggaccccgtcaaccttaaaggggttgaaaaggtaaatgttttttcaccttaatgcattccatgaAAATAGATTTAGGCTTAGTTAGGGTATGACTGGAATGCCTTTTTAACCCTAATTAATTTCTATAGCTTGTCTTATACACAGATAGGTATTTCTGTATGGCCAACTTGATCTCTTGGTTCCTCAAGCTGTAGATTATGGGGTTCAGTAATGGGGTGACTACAGTGTACATCAGCGAAACTACCTTTTCTATGGCCACAGATTGCTGTCCTGAGGGCACCGCATACATGACAAACAGTGCACCATAATAGATACATACAATGGCAAGGTGGGAACTACAAGTGGAGAAAGTTTTCTGTCTTCCGGTGACTGAAGTAATCCTCAAGATGGTCAAAAAAATGCAGACATACGTGAAGGTGATGAAACTGAATGGAAGAACTGTTGCTAGACTGGATAGGGCAAATACCACATACTTTGCTACAGTTACATCTGAGCAAGATAATTCCAGGAGAGGAACAAAATCACAGAAAAAATGGTCAATAACATTGGGACCACAGAACCACAAGGTTTGCATGATCAATACTGGGATGAGTGTTGCAGTAAATCCCAATAACCAGGAACATAAAACCAGATATAAACAAAGTTTAAGGTCCATAATTGTGGTGTAGTGCAAGGGATTACATATGGCCAGGTAGCGGTCATAGGACATAACGGTGAGCAGAAGACACTCCATGCATGCTGAACCTCCGTACACTAAATACTGCACAATACAGCTTCTAAGGGACACAGTGCTAACCCCTAATATTGTTGCATTGAGCATGCTAGGGGCTATGTT
It encodes:
- the LOC120930982 gene encoding olfactory receptor 11A1-like produces the protein MYIFLGNLSFSDILLSTNIAPSMLNATILGVSTVSLRSCIVQYLVYGGSACMECLLLTVMSYDRYLAICNPLHYTTIMDLKLCLYLVLCSWLLGFTATLIPVLIMQTLWFCGPNVIDHFFCDFVPLLELSCSDVTVAKYVVFALSSLATVLPFSFITFTYVCIFLTILRITSVTGRQKTFSTCSSHLAIVCIYYGALFVMYAVPSGQQSVAIEKVVSLMYTVVTPLLNPIIYSLRNQEIKLAIQKYLSVYKTSYRN